In Malus sylvestris chromosome 2, drMalSylv7.2, whole genome shotgun sequence, the genomic stretch aaagaaaatcactTATTCACCGAACACTTGTCTAATGAACCTTAAATTCATATTGTCGTGGAAGATGGTTGATAGATTGGATTAGATGGTTGACAGATTGGATTAGATGGTTTTCTAATAGCATTAGCACCAGCTTATTAAAACACAATTATATTAAGGCATCAAATTAGGAAGGTCAAATTGCATCTTCGTCTAAGTCTTCCGTTTGCACCTGGACGGCCCTACACACCTccacaccaccaccatcacatcTCACCCAGCCCTACACCACCGCCAGAATTCACCAAAACCGACACCACTGAGGCCATCTCCATATCGTCCCCATACAAGAGTGCGTGTGAGCGAGATGGGGACAGAAAGAGAagagataattaatttttatgtatttttttattaaatttaaaattaaccAGATGAGAAATTACAACAAATATACTGTTTATTACGTGACTTAatcgaatttttttttagtttaaaaatactGATGtactaacaaaaataaaaaataaaagtaaaaaaaaaaaactcgaaaaagtaaaaaaagcaGAAATTAGGCGCGTACATTTGTCACTCGATTTATAAAACGACATGAAAcaaatagtaaaataaaaaccaaaataatagaaaaaacGTGTTGATTCAGAAGTCTGAGCTGGcagcaccaaaattattattaaaaaaataataaaataaaaacctctCTCCGTCGGTCCGTCCTCTATAAAACCACAAACTATCCAAATCTCCCACCAAACCCAATTCCGCGAAATATCCAAGAAACCAAGACAAAACGGAACTCAACCCAAACCCGCAAATGTTTCAAGAAACGGCGCCGTGTTGGTCGAGCGTGGTTCAGTCGGCGGCGTCGACTCCGTGGACTCGGCTCGAGGACAAGGTGTTTGAGCAGGCGCTGGTCAGGTTCTCCGAGGACTTGCCCAATCGGTGGGAGAGGATCGCCGAAGAGTTGCCGGGCAAGACTCCCAAGGAGGTGTTGGAGCACTACGAGGACTTGGTGCACGATGTCTTGGAAATCGATTCCGGCCGGGTCAATTTACCCAGTTATGCTGATGAGTCGATGGTCGGCTGGGAGGACACGGCCAGTCAGATCACTTTTGGGTCCAACCGCGAGCCTGAGAGGAAGAAGGGAACGCCTTGGACTGAAGAAGAACACAAGTAATTTCTTTCCCTCTCCATATCGTTTTTTGGTATttccttaattttcaaactttgtttttaacTGGTAAGAAATTTATTGAGAGAGAAATTAAACTAAACTGAGATAattattgtcatatatatatacacacacacatattggTTATTTGATTCTAGAAAACAACCGAAGAAAATGATGTAGGTGATTTGCGTTGTTTTCGTTTTCGGGGAAATTGGCTGAAATGATCACTTTTTCGCTATTTGGCCAAATATGTCATCCATATTTGATCAAATACTGAACATTTCGCCAATTGGAATTTGTAAGTTGATCGTTTCAGCCAGCCAATTTCCGTCCTTTTGGTATTTGTTTGGAAACAATGGGTTGTAATTTACTTTTTATAGCTACATgtgtatatttattttaagtgCTCCAAATAATGAATGTTTTAATGTTCAAAATGTTGGTTCATCACCTTGTCCTCCATTTTGTTTTGCTACCAACTGGAGCTAGTTGGAATGTGCTAGATTCTATATTTATGTTCACCATTAAGTGTTTGATGATGTCATGAAAACTTTCTTGCCAGCTGAACCGAGAATTTCACCTTCGTTTTTCGATTTAGGAGTTTGGATGTTGCATTGCTAAATTTGGAATAAAGGATTTGAATAGCTGTTCTGTTTTGTGTCTAAAAACATATCATGGACATCCCATTTTCATTGAAGAGAGTTGTGGTTTTCCGAAGGCCGAAGGCCGTTAATTTCTTAATTTAGGGACTTTTAAGTAATTGAAATTCTTATTTCATACAAGCTCTTGCATGTCTAACCCTATTTTTCTAGAATATATTGCATAATTACATAATTGATACTTGAATCGATAGGTTTTTGTTCGagttttctaatatttttatGTAGTTCATTGATAGGTCAGGCATACTGACAATCGTGGTTCTGTTATCATGAAATTTATTCATGTATTGTTTTTTACGAACCTACGTCAGATTTAAATATGGTGTGGTTGTGTTAGGAAATGGTAATAATAATACCAAATTACGTTACTACCTGATAGCTCGATTATACTGATCAGGAGCCTGATTTTCTTTGTGTACACTTAACAGGTTATTTCTAATTGGACTAAAAAAGTTTGGTAAGGGCGACTGGAGGAGCATTTCAAGGAATGTGGTTGTGACAAGAACACCAACCCAAGTAGCAAGCCACGCCCAGAAGTATTTCCTTCGTCAAACCTCaatgaaaaaggaaaggaaaagatCAAGCATTCACGACATAACCACTGTAGAGAGCAACTCAGTATCTGTGCCTGCTGATCGCAACTGGATTCCTCCACCTGCAGTTCCGGTTCATCAGTCTCCATTGCAACATTTGACCCAACAGAGTCATTTGCCTGATCAGGGGGATTTGTCGGGGTACCAAGATTTTGGCTATCCGATGTAAAGATGATTACAATCTCGTGCTGCATGCTCTGTATATAGAGAAATTGCCTTCTATGAACAGTCCAATTTGTAAAgttctaaatttttttagttCTTTGTAGCCGGTAGGCGATTAGGAGATCTGTGACGTGAATATGACAGTTTAGGTTCTGTTTTCTTTTGTGAAGGGAGAAGGAATTAGTGGAGAATAGGTGTGGATTATGTAGGATACTGTTATTAGTTGATAACCTCTTTCTTGCCCAGTAAATTTTGTGTACAAATTTCTTTGGTTTACTAGTTCTGCAgagagaggtcgcacttggtgcgatggcaagtgccttcgcccatgagcggtaggtcttgggttcgagacttgggagcagcctctccataaatgggggtaaggctagccgacattcacctctcccaaaccctgcgtaaagcgggacccttgtgcactgggtatgaTCTTTTACTAGTACTGCAGAGCCGAgtgcaatgacgttctaggattcatatgaCCGACTTTACTTAGTGGGAAAAAACTTTGTTGTTGTCGTTGTTCTGGTTCTGTAGGGCACTTTGAGTTGGATTCTGCTAGTGCAGTGTTGCTGGTCCAAAGGCCTTGGTTTGGGCTAGGGGCAATTTTCGGACGGATCAAACCGGAAACAAGGTTCGCAATTTTTCTTGTTTCCAGTTTTTGTTCCCAAAATTCCGGATCGGATTAGAGTTTTCAGAGGAGGAAGAGATGTAGTAAGACGGATTCAACCTTTGAATCTGCCTCCGCTGTCGACCAAGCACCGAGACCGAGGGAAGAGAGGCTGGCAGTATAATTTAAATTGAACGTTACGTTAGTACTACAATGCAATCCGTCCGTCCAAGTATAACAATTTCACCTTGTAATACGACATTCACACCGTAAAGGACAACCTTGTTATCGTAATATCATGGTCATCGACGTAATTAAATATAACGTAGACTTAAAAACTCACCGCCTGCCAGTTCAGTTGCTGGTTGAAAGGCTTCGTTCTACTTTTCAGACGAGTGATCAGGATCTATCCAATCCAAAGTCAACCTGCCGACCCTTGAAGATTAGTGTGTTATTCACATATCTTGGAGGCTGATCCGTATCGTGTCGATTGATCCCATTGTCGACAGCATGAATTGCTTGTTACAAGTAATTGATAATGTCAAAATTACTGTAGGACTAACAAGAACCCAAGTCAAAGAAAATCTACTGAATAGTAAAGAAGACGAGAAGACCAATTTGTATAACGGCGTGGGTTCAAACCCGTCGGAagctaatttaacaaaatatatcgtttgacgaaaaaaaaaaaaaaagtctgggCTATTGGGCAACCTAATCCTCCCTCCCCAAAACCACTATAGCCCGTCCCAATTAACTAGGCTCCGGGACAGTCCGATAGACAATCCAGGCTTGAATTGCCTAGCCCACTGAATGGTGTTTTTGATGTCAGCCTAACGTCGgccaccttttttatttttattatctgcCAGGCGAGGGAGGAGTCTGTCGGCAAGGGTTTTGCGATTTCACTGAAAACTAGATAAATCAAAACATTTGCAAGATGGGCATCCAATAATAAGCATTCACAGATTGTTTTGAGTGAAGAAGATTTGaactaaaaggaaaaaaactcGGCTACAATATTTACatgtattaaatacatatattgaCGGTAAGATTATAACTGTATTAGGTACATATATTTAGTTttcctaacattactcttaGATGAATTATATTAACCATTTGATAAtgattatattaaatatatataaatattgtaggccttgacaaaaaaaaaaaaaaattgtaggcAATCTCGATTTAAATTGTTTAGCATTATTGTGTTTATCATGACTAGGATTATGACAAAGGGaatgaaattttgattttgatgccTATAGGGTTTAGGGTCTAATGAGTGATTTTGATGCCTATAGGGTTTACCAAATGCAGATCTCAAAGTCAGATGTAGGTTACAAATTTCAAAttactgatgttgattgtagaTTTTTGGATGCTAAAGCGATGTAGATTATGAATGCAAACAGATTCAGATGTTGATGTTATGATGTATGAAAAGAAAGCATATGAACGTCACTCGTTTAGATGCTGAATTTAGAATTACATATTTCAATGGTGCCATTGCAAGATTCAcattaagaaagaaagaaaaacaaatataagaaAATTCAATTTATCACCATGTACAATTGTCACTCAAGTGTTTACTAATCAAGCATTCAAGCGATCGTTGtacaataaaatcaaaatttatatattatagGACATGTATGCTTattatttttctctattttatgATTAGTTACCTCTTTTTTTATATCTtatcatttattacataaaaatCACTCatgaattaaatttataaatagtacctaataaAAACTGACCTCACGATTTACGATGAATGAAGGCTCCTTTTTCCTGATTAGGGCCGGTGAAGATGAAATTATAGGGTATGATGAGAATAAGAGCCCCGCGTGGGCCTTTCCATGTAGTATTGGGCTTTTCCAGAAGACGACAACACTAacacaagagagagagagggagagagcttATTCCTTACTTCttcaggagagagagagagaagaggagtGAAGGCGCTCAAGTttgtatttcaatttttttcaaacgaatttctttcaatttctccTACTCTCGTTGCTGGTTGCGCATCAAAACGCAGCATTTTGCAGAGTTTCTCTCTTAGAAGTAACTCTGTAACTACATAGCGATGAACGCTGCAATTATCGGTaaaccctttctctctctctcttgataGTTCACTTTtaattgaagaattgaagattttgTTATCTTTTTCTTTGAGTTTGATGGTTTTTTGCAacaaaatccaaaatccaaaatttgGATGTatgattaatcaattaattaattaattacttaattgTGCGAAGACCCATTGCAAGGGGATTTCCCAGAAGTGATAGAGGAGTATTTGGAGTATGGCGTTATGAAATGCATCGCCTTCAATCGCCGCGGCACTCTTCTTGCTGGTAATTTTTCCACCCTTCTCCGCCCCATTACTTTTTTTCTGaataaatttacaaaaaaaagaaaaaaaaggaaaatcaaaaggaaAGTTGTAAATTTGGTGCACATTAAGTTGTCCTTTTGATATACAATTTTTAACATTGTAGACTGGCTGGTTATCCGATTTAAAGTTCAAGCATATGGCATGACTTACTTTCAGTGCACACCTGTTTCAACAATGAATGTTGCCACTAAGCTCAAGGCGCGTATTTATGCTCAACGTAGCATTTCTTAATTGCCTTGTCCGAGTTTATATTTTCTGAAAGTTGAAAATTGCCTTAAATTTATGACATAAAGAGCTAACCGGACAGTGTTGGCATTGCAACATTTTGGGAGGTATCGTTTTATGTTGTTTTGTCAGATTGGAGAGCTTCTGTTTTATACTTTGTCGGTATTCTGTTATTGTCTTCATGCTTTGCCCTATGACAGAGGTGTTGCTGCGGATTTTACGTTTTTGCTTTTCTAGAATTGGGCTCCTtgttcacttatatggtagtaAAATGTTTTTACCAATGTGCTGATTGTCGAGTTGCATCTGCGAAGAATTAGGTGAGGTTGTTTATAGCAAGCTGTAACGATAATCATGTCATATTGATTGTTTAGGTGAAATTTGTTTTTTGCGTTCATTTGTACTATCATTGACATTTGATGTGTCCTTATGTTACTGGAGATATTCTGAAGAGTCTTCTTCTTACGAGCGATACTTGTTTGATATTCTTGATCAGCTGGGTGTTCTGACGGAAATTGCATCGTATGGGATTTTGAGACCAGGGGAATTGCCAAGGAGCTTCGTGACAGAGATTGTGTTGCTGCGATAACTAGTGTATGTTGGTCAAAGTATGGGCATCGCATTCTTGTGTCTGCTGCGGACAAGTCATTGACACTATGGGATGTTGTCAGTGGTGAGAAGATAACGCGAACGATACTGCAACAAACCCCTTTACAAGCTCGGCTTCATCCTGGTTCGTCTTTTCCATCTCTCTGCCTGGCATGCCCCCTCTCATCTGCTCCCATCATTGTTGACTTGAATACTGGAAGCACAGTTGTTCTTCCAGTTTCCATTCCTGACTCTAACCCAGGACTTGTCCCTCCGCCACGGAACAAAATCTCTGAGGGAAGTCCACCTTTCTCTCCTACCGCTGCTTGCTTTAATAAGTATGGTGATCTGGTTTATGCGGGGAACTCCAAAGGTGAAATACTTGTAATAGATTATAAAAGTATTCAAGTGCGTGCCATGGTTCCCACTTCTGGAGTTTCTGTGATTAAGAACATAGTATTCAGCAGGAATGGACAGTATTTGCTTACAAATTCAAATGATAGAACAATCAGGATCTACGAGAACCTTCTGCCCTTGAAAGATGGACTTAAAACCCTGGATGACCTAAACGAGACCCTTGATGGAATTGATGGTGTTGAGAAGTTGAAAGCTGTTGGATCAAAATGCTTAACACTTTTCCGTGAGTTTCAAGATGCCATCACAAAGATGCACTGGAAAGCACCTTGTTTCAGTGGTGATGGTGAGTGGGTGATTGGTGGTTCTGCAAGCAAAGGAGAACACAAGATTTACATATGGGATAGGGCTGGACATCTTGTGAAAATTCTTGAAGGGCCAAAGGAAGCCTTGATTGATTTGGTGTGGCATCCTGTTCACCCCATTGTTGTCTCTGTTTCACTGACTGGTTTGGTTTATATCTGGGCTAAAGATTACACTGAGAACTGGAGTGCATTTGCTCCTGATTTCAAAGAGCTTGAGGAAAACGAAGAATACATAGAACGAGAAGATGAGTTTGATCTAATACCTGAAACTGAAAAGGTAGGAAGAGAATGAAATCTGGGCTATTTTTTTGTCCATTTTCTGGTGTCTAAATTAAAAAGTTATTTATGCAGGTAAAAGACTCTGATATTAATGAAGATGATGAAGTTGATATTGTGACAGTGGAGAAGGACTCAGCTTTCAGTGATTCAGATATGTCACAGGAAGAGCTATGCTTTTTACCTGCAATTCCTTCTCCTGATGTTCTGGACCCGCAAGATAAGTGCATAGAAAGTTCATCAAAGCTGGTGGATAGTAATTCTGGCTCCCCTATTTCAGAAGAGGGCACACCAAATGGACGTGCAATTAATCATGCGTCAAGTCCACTTGAAGGTAAGATTACGACTTTGATGCGTATTTGTGTGCCTTTGAATGGGTTTTATGACTTAAATTTCAATTTCACAAGGAATAGCCCAGAACTCTCATTCTCATTTTCTATTTTGatagaaaaaagagaaaatgtgttttttgaaaatttaaaaagagcAGTTCATCAGGCATAAAATTAATATGCCAATGCCATAACAAACATTAAGACCTCATCTTCAAATCATAGATGGTCAATATTTTCTGTCCTTTGGCGCACAACACACCAATGGGGTGTAATAACAAAACATTACGCCTTTTCCTTTGTATAATATCATATTAACAGCTTCACTAGTAAGCGTAATCTGTGAGGTTTGGTTTTCTTGCTTTTATATTATACCTAAAGGATGAGCTCAAAATTTTGATCTTGAGTTTGAAACCCATGATTACTAATCTTATTCGGGCACCCAACATAGACTGATATAGTGATGATTTCATAAGACATTGACCTTGTACTCAGATTGTAAATAACATTTTTCTCGCACCTGTTTTGTCGGCTTTAAACCAATTGGCTCATATCGAAACTTATATGTCTATTGCAGAGGATGCTGGAGCAACACGCTTGAAAAGAAAACGGAAACCTTCCGAGAAGGGGTTGGAGTTTCAGGCTTAGAAGGTTATGAAACCCTTGAAATCTTCTAGTAGAACATTGTAACTTAAACATAAATGCGTAGTCAATTAGGATTTTGCTTCTCATGTGATGTATCACTTTTAACATTCACAGCAGTGTTGCTCCACTTATCACCTTTTCTGTCTTTTAAGAAGTATGAAATTTATTCCCTTGCTTGCTGTATGGATCTATTATCTTTGTTAATTGTCTTGTGAGTTTTCTGAATGGTAATTGGTTATGTCTTTGTTTAAAGTGTTCACGTGTACGCTCGTAACTGTAAAGCCTTTGAGGTTCTATAAGATTGTTCTGAATTGTTTGTTTCTTAAAATAATTTCAATATGGTTGAAGTAAAATGCTGAAAGAATTGTGGCAACATATAGGAAGAATGAAACATGGGAAAAGCTTTGGGGAGGTTTTCCTATTAGAGATAAATGATGGCCTTGTGGGATATATTCCTGTACAGGTGGCACTTACTATTTCTTTATCCTCCCTAAAGAAACCTTTGCTCTATTGATGTCTCACTTTTTTTAATGTTCCGCAGTTTCAAATACAGCAGAGATGACAACGGTTGATGCTGCTAGGGATGACCATTCTCTTGCATCTTGACACTTGGGTGCCTATGGCAATGATAAAATATTTGCAGTGACTAACAACCGAAGAAGTATTACATGTATCAATGGCACTGCGATTAATTTACCCGAAGCTTATGATCACCGTTTTTCCAGAGATGTCATAAATGCCTGTTTCTTCACCTGCATAGCACCCCGTGGACAAAATCCTATTTGGAATTGGATTACTTGATTGAGGTTTTGAGCTATGTTGACACTTACAGAAATTTAGGAGGACGAGGGGAGCTTTGGATGATTTTTAGGTATGTTGTATGATTAAATCATGTGTCATGTTGGACAAAGCAGCTTATAATCTTAGTTTAGTCAAAATGACCAATTTGATCCCCATCTTTGGATGCCTTTTCAGTTAGGTCTGTGTAATTATAACCGTCTCTATCATGTCTGCTTAGATTTTTGTTTACAACTGATGACAAATTAAAGAATTCGTCGgttaatttgaaatttatgaATCAAGTCTCTGTATATATGTTCCGTTTCCCATCAGGTCTGTCATTAAATTTTAACTGATCGATGAACTCTTAAGTTTCTAGTGTAGAATTTCGAGATTTCTTTGATGGCATATTTCAAGAATTTCAAGATTTCCTTGATTTTCAGTGGTACTAATTTTGGGGTCCTATGGATATCGACAACTTGATGGTTTGGTATGAATTGATTCCGAGATGATATACCCGGACTGAACTGGTCATTTGTAGCTTACTATAAGTTATCATCAGCGACAATGTCTTGCTTTCATGTTCCAAggatggatatatatatattacactGGTTTGTAAGGTATATTTACGTGTCGAAGTTAATTCCTATACAAATTGATGTAAAAGCTGCAATACTTGTGCATGTGTTTGTGTACTTTGTAATAACAGATTTGTAATGGAATGTGAAAAGATGCTGGGCTTAGTTTTTGCCTGTTGCAGAGGACCAGATATTGTAGGATGCAGAAGCCCCTAGTGCCAGAAGAACTAGAACTGCCGCGCCCATATTGATCAACATCTGCTTCTCTTCATCGCTCATCCCGTTCCCGAGGTTTTTCATATCCTGCTTTGCACCAGCCATCGCATTTGCAGCCATGGAGTCCTCTTTAGGCTTACTGAGACCCCTTGCTTCTTTGCTTCTCTCACCGGTCTCCGTTTCCTTATGTAGAGTAATTTTGACAAGTTTCTCAGCATTCTTCGGTTCTGCATCAGGCTTCCCATTTGCTTCTCTCTGACCCTTGTTTTCAACCCCCTTTCGAGAAACACTCTCGACGGAAGCCTTTCCCCTCTTCCCATCATGACCATGCTCTTGAGACTTGGGCATGCCGATGCCTGTTTCCGGACTAGTCAAAAGTAACAGCCTCTTCTCATCCCTTTGTTTGTCACTCTGGGTTGATGAAACTGGTTTTGGAAGAACCGTGTCCTCCTTATCCTTCTGTGCTTTTGTCTCGGCTGCAGTGCCTTTCGGAGGGCCTAATGGACGACCACCATTCTTGtcatccttttctttttcatctCTGGCAGTGAAAGTAGCCTTTTCTGCCTTTGACGCGGCAGCGGGCGGTGTTGTTAAACTCGGCTTTGAAGGAATTGGGTCCTCTTGAACTTTCTGTGTCATCGGCTTGGGAGCGGTTGCAGCAGTTTTCAGTGGTGGCTCTTGGACTGGTTTGGTTGCTGCTGTCTGTGTGATGACTGGCTTTGGTATTGTGATGGTAAGAATTCCATCGTTAAATTTACCATCAATTTTACTTACGTCGCAATTTTCTTGAATCGGAAATGTTTGGTTGAAACGGCTATATTTGTTGCTGCCCAGAGGTCTTTGTCCATGAACCCTAATCACATTAGGGTTATGCTCAATAGTAATCCTCACCTGCTCCTTCAAAAAACCTGAAAACAAACCATATATTTTGCAACACGTGAGTTAGGTTAGTTCAGTTGTCTAGGGAGGAGAGAATATCCCTCGCTCTCTGTAGATTTTTGATATAATTGCAATGTAATTTAGAACATTAACTAATTTTAACGCAAGGAGTTCGGGTttgtttgaaagtgctttttaaaataattaaaagtgttttcaaatCACCAAAAGCGCTTATGATCATGTttggcagaaaaaaaaaagtgtttatgGATCCAAAAAAGCACTTGCAATTTTAGTAAAAGTTGTGATGTGCTTTTAATAGAAGCGCTTTTGCTCGCTTCCATTGAGAGTGGAAAATGAAGTAGAGTTGGGTAAAGAAGAAAGgtagaaagaagaggaagagaccAGGCAGACGAACAAGTACTCTGTGAGCTTCCTGCTCTTCCTTCAATTCAAAGCGGGGCTGGAAATCTTCATAAGTGGGACGATTGGTTTGTCTTGGTCGGGTATTAGAACCAGAGCTTCCACCAATTGGACCACGTCGCataaccatctctctctctctctctctctctctctctctctctctgcttctgGGTTTCCTGTAGAAATTGTTGGTTGGCCTGCGTgacaaatttattttataaatgggGGATTGAGGAGTTAGTTTTCCTATGGTGTTGTACGAGGTATAACGTCTCGTGCAACTAAAGTTGGTGTTGCCCTTTCCCTTCCCTTTCCCACCAATTAGGGTTTTATCATCCTTGATTTCTTTCATTTGTGTTTGTTCCAAACTTCCAATGGAGAATATTTTTAGGGTAAGGATTAGCATATTCATGTGCTAATAGTAGGCCGAAAAAAATGAGCGTGATATTAATATATTGGACTCTTATACGAATCATACTTGTATAATGTGTCGAAAAATTTGAATATTAAGTGTGTCGAATTTGAGTATGATACCAATATATTGAATTCGTGAGttaaaaatatatacaattcATGAATATGATATCAATATGCTAAACTCAAACTAGCATGGTAATAACGTTAAATGTGTCAAACTCAGATTGACGGATTTAAGGGTGAGTAAATCTGGTTGGTTTGCATGAGTGATTTACGAAAAGGCACGTTAAGGAGATTCTCTATACGTTCCCATCGCAAAGGCAAAGTGACAACTGCACGAACCAACCAAATCAAAAGCCACCTTCTTATCTTTCCtttatattaataaataaaagaacaCATTTTCAATTCCAAAAGAGTCAAgactcttccttccttcctctttCTTTCCCGATAATTATAttctaattagtaattaataagcGTAACTTATAACCTAATCTCCTTAttcttcctccttttcttcTAGTTTCTACTTGCTACTTGCTTCCTGCCAATAAAAAAGGTACAATAAATCATTGCATTTTCAGCttcatttcattcattcattcatccaAGCTTGGACTCAGTCGCATTAACACTACTCAACTgtaacatctctctctctctctctctctacatcaCAATGCTGCTCTTCTTCTCCTTCGTTtactatatataattaatttttgatgctggattattatttttctgcttTAGCTTCTGAGAATATTATGAAACTTTAAGGatggtgattttttatttatttatttattattttgtgttGAACATAATTGGATTTATGTGGGTGCTGTATCTTGCTGGTTCACATGATTAGATAGTGTTTCACATGATCCTAGAAGGGAATATATAATACGCTATTGCAAATCTGCAACTTGGATTTTAAATCTGGAAAATAATTGCTTTGGGGGGCCATTCGGCTTATTGttatacaaaatatatataatttaatggGTTTTCAAAATATAATCTTCCTATGCAACCAGGACAATGACTTTGAACAAAAACTCTCTGTATACTTTTTtcttgttcttgcattttctcaGCCACCAAACAGATGGTTAGAACAAATGATGGGCATTGTGTAATTCGGGTCTTTCGTGTTTGGTTTACCAGAGTGAAAAAGGACCCATTTACAATGGCTTGGGTTTCGTTACCAGTGGTGGgtttgtttttggtttggtgGTGGATGGGTTTGGCTACGGTCAAGGCTGATTACATCATGTACAAAGATCCAACCCAACCAGCGGCTGCTCGAGTTGGGGACCTTCTTAGCAGGATGACTCTTGAAGAGAAGATTGGTCAGATGGTGCAGATTGATAGGAGTGTTGCCTCTATTGATACTATGAAAACTTACTTCATAGGTATGCAATGTATCTATTTCAATACAACCCTTAACTGTGTTTGATGTACACCAACataaattgtttgatttctAGTGTCTGTCTCATACTGTCCGCATTTCATTCCTGTTATATCTTCAAATCAGGCCGTTAATTGACTTTTTATGATGGCACAACACAATTCTTGTATATCTTTCTTGTTGATTTTATCTTATTAAGAAAGGAGTTTACGCACGAGTTGGGGCGTTCTCTAGTGATTTAATTTATATATACGGGTAAAATGGTTGAAGTAGCAAAACGAATGGGTGCAGTTGCTAAAAAAACCCTGCAATTGGGGTTATTTTGCAGTGATAATGTCTGTGCATAGGGTGTTTGAGATGTCAATACTAGGATTTTGTACTTACTGTGCAATTTTCCCTAAACATATGTCTAGAATCCTGCCTTGGTGTCACCAAAAACCATGCATTACTTCTTTTTGTTGCATTTCTATCTTTGTAGAAACTAAACAGGAAGTATCACTTTGACTCTGGAGGCAGCAAGAACATATCCTGTTATGATATTGGTTCTTCTTTATTCAA encodes the following:
- the LOC126582379 gene encoding transcription factor DIVARICATA-like, with the translated sequence MFQETAPCWSSVVQSAASTPWTRLEDKVFEQALVRFSEDLPNRWERIAEELPGKTPKEVLEHYEDLVHDVLEIDSGRVNLPSYADESMVGWEDTASQITFGSNREPERKKGTPWTEEEHKLFLIGLKKFGKGDWRSISRNVVVTRTPTQVASHAQKYFLRQTSMKKERKRSSIHDITTVESNSVSVPADRNWIPPPAVPVHQSPLQHLTQQSHLPDQGDLSGYQDFGYPM
- the LOC126582196 gene encoding protein RBL-like yields the protein MNAAIIDPLQGDFPEVIEEYLEYGVMKCIAFNRRGTLLAAGCSDGNCIVWDFETRGIAKELRDRDCVAAITSVCWSKYGHRILVSAADKSLTLWDVVSGEKITRTILQQTPLQARLHPGSSFPSLCLACPLSSAPIIVDLNTGSTVVLPVSIPDSNPGLVPPPRNKISEGSPPFSPTAACFNKYGDLVYAGNSKGEILVIDYKSIQVRAMVPTSGVSVIKNIVFSRNGQYLLTNSNDRTIRIYENLLPLKDGLKTLDDLNETLDGIDGVEKLKAVGSKCLTLFREFQDAITKMHWKAPCFSGDGEWVIGGSASKGEHKIYIWDRAGHLVKILEGPKEALIDLVWHPVHPIVVSVSLTGLVYIWAKDYTENWSAFAPDFKELEENEEYIEREDEFDLIPETEKVKDSDINEDDEVDIVTVEKDSAFSDSDMSQEELCFLPAIPSPDVLDPQDKCIESSSKLVDSNSGSPISEEGTPNGRAINHASSPLEEDAGATRLKRKRKPSEKGLEFQA
- the LOC126582363 gene encoding inactive protein RESTRICTED TEV MOVEMENT 2-like, giving the protein MVMRRGPIGGSSGSNTRPRQTNRPTYEDFQPRFELKEEQEAHRVLVRLPGFLKEQVRITIEHNPNVIRVHGQRPLGSNKYSRFNQTFPIQENCDVSKIDGKFNDGILTITIPKPVITQTAATKPVQEPPLKTAATAPKPMTQKVQEDPIPSKPSLTTPPAAASKAEKATFTARDEKEKDDKNGGRPLGPPKGTAAETKAQKDKEDTVLPKPVSSTQSDKQRDEKRLLLLTSPETGIGMPKSQEHGHDGKRGKASVESVSRKGVENKGQREANGKPDAEPKNAEKLVKITLHKETETGERSKEARGLSKPKEDSMAANAMAGAKQDMKNLGNGMSDEEKQMLINMGAAVLVLLALGASASYNIWSSATGKN